The stretch of DNA GTGGACAGCCATACCTCTGAATTATGGCAGCAAATTTTATCTATTATCCAAACCAAACTCAGCAAACCGAGCTTCGATACCTGGTTTAAAGCAACCAAGGCTGTCTCTTTCTCGGACAAGAGCGTCGTCATCTCCGCTCCGACGACTTTCGCCGTGGAGTGGCTCGAGAGCCGCTATACCAAACTTGTCGCCACAACCGTTATGGAAGTGCTTGGCAAACAGGTGGATGTCTCTTTCGTCATTGAAGAAGCTAAGCCGTCCGAGCCTGCTCCGGCGCAGACGCCAGCTCCAGCACCCGTGATAAGTGAAGACAACGGTTCGCACATGCTAAATCCGAAGTACACCTTTGATACCTTCGTCATTGGATCCGGCAACCGCTTTGCTCATGCGGCATCCCTTGCTGTAGCTGAAGCTCCTGCACGGGCTTATAACCCGCTGTTTCTGTACGGAGGCGTTGGACTTGGCAAGACCCACCTGATGCATGCGATCGGCCATTATATCTTGGAACATAGCCCAAGCAGCAAGGTCGTTTACATCTCATCAGAGAAATTCACGAATGAATTTATCAATTCTATTCGCGATAACCGCGCGGAGAGCTTCCGCAATAAGTACCGTAACATCGATATTCTGCTGATTGACGATATTCAATTTCTGGCGGGGAAGGAATCGACCCAGGAAGAGTTCTTCCATACCTTTAATGCACTGCATGAAGAGCGCAAGCAGATTATAATCTCAAGTGACCGGCCGCCCAAAGAGATCCCAACCCTGGAGGAACGGCTTCGTTCCCGGTTCGAATGGGGACTGATTACGGATATTCAGCCGCCGGATTTAGAGACACGGATCGCCATTTTGCGCAAGAAGGCTAAAGCAGAGAACTTGGATATTCCGAATGAGGCTATGATGTATATCGCAAATCAAATTGATACCAACATCCGGGAGCTTGAAGGGGCTCTTATTCGTGTCGTAGCCTACTCATCCCTTATTAATCAGGATGTGACCACCCACTTAGCTGCTGAAGCGCTGAAGGACATCATTCCTTCCAGCCGTCCTAAGATGATTACCATTCAGGACATTCAGCAGAAAGTTGGCGAATACTACAACCTTAGGCTTGAGGATTTCAAAGCCCGTAAAAGAACGAAGGCTATTGCATTCCCTAGGCAAATCGCGATGTATTTATCCCGGGAATTAACGGATTACTCGCTGCCGAAGATCGGGGAAGCTTTTGGAGGACGGGATCATACTACCGTTATTCATGCGCATGAGAAGATCTCCCAGCATTTGAAGACAGATCAGGAGCTATTTAAGATTATCAATAACATCACAGAGAAAATTAAGAGTTCAACCTGATGTTCACAAGTGGATAACTTGTCAACGATAGATTCAGAGCCTATGCACAATCTATACACATGTGGATAGGCTCCATTTCGTGTTAAAATTAGTGTTATCCACATATTCAGTGCCCCTATTACTAATACTACTGTTTTTATTAATAAATACATCATCATATAAGCGGCAGATCGAAGCTTCGCTGCGCTGCTGACTACCGGCGCTCTGTCAGGCAAAAAAGAGGAACCGGACCTTCCAATACGTTTAGGAGTGAAACCATGAAAATCCGCATCTTAAAAACCGAACTCAATGAATCCATTCAGCATGTGTCCAAAGCTATTTCCAGCCGTACAACGATTCCTATTCTGACAGGGATTAAACTTGATGTTAATTTCCAAGGTGTTACCTTGACGGCTAGTGATACGGATATCTCGATTCAGGCGTTCATTCCGACCGAGGAAGACAACAAAGAGATTGTTCATATCGAACGCCCTGGCAGTGTTGTACTGCCCGCTAAATTTTTTGTAGAGATTATTAAGAAACTTCCGTCACCTGAAATTGAGATGGAAGTGAAAGATGGCTTCCAAACCTACATCCGTTCCGGAGCTACCGATATTCAAATGGTCGGTCTTGATCCTGAA from Paenibacillus sp. CAA11 encodes:
- the dnaA gene encoding chromosomal replication initiator protein DnaA encodes the protein MDSHTSELWQQILSIIQTKLSKPSFDTWFKATKAVSFSDKSVVISAPTTFAVEWLESRYTKLVATTVMEVLGKQVDVSFVIEEAKPSEPAPAQTPAPAPVISEDNGSHMLNPKYTFDTFVIGSGNRFAHAASLAVAEAPARAYNPLFLYGGVGLGKTHLMHAIGHYILEHSPSSKVVYISSEKFTNEFINSIRDNRAESFRNKYRNIDILLIDDIQFLAGKESTQEEFFHTFNALHEERKQIIISSDRPPKEIPTLEERLRSRFEWGLITDIQPPDLETRIAILRKKAKAENLDIPNEAMMYIANQIDTNIRELEGALIRVVAYSSLINQDVTTHLAAEALKDIIPSSRPKMITIQDIQQKVGEYYNLRLEDFKARKRTKAIAFPRQIAMYLSRELTDYSLPKIGEAFGGRDHTTVIHAHEKISQHLKTDQELFKIINNITEKIKSST